A region from the Mya arenaria isolate MELC-2E11 chromosome 2, ASM2691426v1 genome encodes:
- the LOC128245316 gene encoding uncharacterized protein LOC128245316, whose protein sequence is MIGILNMANSNSSIEQWTRTVDKKLGNLETQIKEINKNVEILLKTVKAPKPRTRRSNTRKPLDFPDLDIRQLQHLQEAIKVNLCAFVDNLTLEGGEVLDRLVEESCINDEEYHSIRARSTPKDKCRLLMVKIKNKAPHVIQKFLKVLEDEPVNAHIVQKVNESLEQITKTKATRKCLICIMKATVDIKDIADELLSKEMIQDELYEEIVQAESPQNLRPHFWECIIEHIKGSSDQRNDIKVLIECLKKQYSHIASCLTDVECHTVLQCCFCTYRRRNKGKRLRESYFENETDASATSERSEFSDSESLQSSYYGYHEEEEVTMRPKERRSADRKKKIQEFNTFLKNDYNPNEMLKDAEETDVKQTASRKSRVVFYDIKEVNDEKTSPTHETSVTRPFIQVQHEQVQEKDQSERVIYDGQAKGAQYRENTTQTSIEGLHHEIDDKCSQSDDISQNGPRAMSYKDTSAKLEKHSVRDVKYDSNASAKNAYVNTSIPYLDFRFGKRRDDKDYNGSTKATSILGANKISSDSESKVRTMISLFTEKASKHS, encoded by the exons ATGATAGGAATACTAAACATGGCGAATTCAAATAGTTCGATAGAG CAATGGACAAGAACGGTAGATAAGAAACTCGGCAACTTAGAAACgcaaattaaagaaataaacaagaatgTGGAAATATTGCTGAAAACCGTTAAAGCGCCAAAACCAAGAACGAGGCGTTCAAATACCCGAAAAC CTTTGGACTTTCCCGATCTTGACATCAGACAGTTGCAACACCTTCAGGAGGCTATCAAAGTAAATCTGTGTGCGTTTGTAGATAATTTGACACTAGAGGGAGGAGAGGTCCTAGACAGACTAGTTGAAGAAAGTTGCATAAACGATGAAGAGTACCACAGTATTCGAGCTCGATCGACGCCAAAGGATAAGTGTAGGTTATTGATGgtcaaaataaagaacaaaGCTCCTCATGTAATCCAAaagtttttgaaagttttagaAGACGAGCCTGTAAATGCTCACATTGTACAAAAGGTAAATGAATCTCTTGAACAAATTACAAAAACGAAAGCCACCAGGAAGTGTTTGATCTGCATCATGAAAGCTACAGTAGACATAAAAGATATTGCGGATGAACTTCTCAGCAAAGAAATGATACAGGATGAACTGTATGAGGAGATAGTACAAGCTGAAAGCCCACAGAACTTACGTCCACATTTTTGGGAATGTATTATTGAACACATAAAGGGTTCGTCAGATCAACGGAATGATATCAAAGTCTTAATTGAGTGTCTGAAAAAGCAATATTCTCATATAGCGTCATGTCTAACTGACGTAGAATGTCATACGGTACTCCAATGTTGCTTCTGTACATATCGCAGACGTAACAAGGGCAAAAGGCTACGAGAAAGCTACTTCGAAAATGAAACGGATGCTAGTGCGACATCAGAAAGATCAGAGTTTAGTGACAGTGAGAGTTTACAGTCATCTTACTATGGTTATCATGAAGAGGAGGAGGTAACCATGAGGCCTAAAGAAAGAAGGTCTGCAgacagaaaaaagaaaatacaagaatttAATACTTTCCTAAAAAACGACTATAATCCAAACGAGATGCTAAAGGATGCTGAAGAAACTGATGTAAAACAAACTGCTTCACGTAAAAGTAGAGTAGTATTTTATGACATTAAAGAAGTTAATGATGAAAAGACTAGTCCAACGCATGAAACTTCCGTTACCCGTCCATTTATACAGGTTCAACATGAACAAGTTCAAGAAAAAGATCAATCTGAAAGGGTTATTTATGACGGTCAAGCTAAAGGTGCACAATATAGAGAAAATACAACACAGACATCAATTGAAGGTTTGCATCATGAAATCGACGACAAATGTTCACAGAGTGATGACATAAGTCAGAATGGTCCACGTGCCATGTCATACAAAGATACATCTGCAAAACTGGAAAAGCACAGTGTGAGAGACGTGAAATATGACTCAAATGCCTCAGCTAAGAATGCGTATGTAAATACTAGTATACCATATTTAGACTTCCGCTTTGGAAAAAGGCGTGACGATAAAGATTACAATGGGTCAACAAAGGCGACTTCCATACTCGGTGCCAATAAGATTTCTAGCGACTCTGAATCTAAAGTGAGAACTATGATAAGTTTATTCACAGAAAAAGCTTCTAAGCACTCTTAG
- the LOC128220121 gene encoding uncharacterized protein LOC128220121, which translates to MANSNTSTSIKQWKRTVDDKLCTIEAQVKEINKRVELLLKTARVPKHRTRLPATRKPLSFSDLDIRQLQHLQEAIKVNLCTFVDDLSLEGGEVLDRLVEENCINDEEYHSIRSRSTPKDKCRLLMVKIKNKAPHVILQFLKILKEQPVNAHIVQKVNESLEQISKTKATRKCLICVMKATVDIRDIADELLSKEMIQDELYEEIVQAESPQNLRTQFWECIIEHIKNSSDQRKDIEVLEDCLNKEYSHIASCLADVECHAIFQCCFCTYHGRNKGTRQRESFFETDTDASTTSERPELSDTDSLLSSFNSFHEEAAVFIRPTVVRATDRLNLRSKKIQEINHFLRHDYNPNKMLNDAEKTHVKRTASRKSREVLSDIEEVTDEITSPTQDTQSTWL; encoded by the exons ATGGCGAATTCGAATACAAGTACTTCAATAAAG CAATGGAAAAGAACCGTAGACGACAAACTGTGCACTATAGAAGCACaagttaaagaaataaacaaaagggTTGAACTATTACTGAAAACTGCAAGAGTGCCAAAACACAGAACGAGACTTCCAGCTACGCGAAAAC CTTTGTCCTTTTCCGATCTTGACATCAGACAGCTGCAACACCTTCAGGAAGCTATCAAAGTAAATCTGTGCACGTTTGTAGATGATTTGTCACTAGAGGGAGGAGAGGTCCTCGACAGATTAGTtgaagaaaattgcataaacgATGAAGAGTACCACAGTATTCGATCTCGATCGACACCAAAGGATAAGTGTAGGCTATTGATGGTCAAGATAAAGAACAAAGCACCTCATGTTATTCTACAGTTTCTAAAGATTTTAAAAGAGCAGCCTGTAAATGCTCACATTGTGCAAAAGGTAAATGAATCTCTTGAACAAATTTCAAAAACGAAAGCCACCAGGAAGTGTTTGATCTGCGTCATGAAAGCTACAGTAGACATAAGAGATATTGCAGATGAACTTCTCAGCAAAGAAATGATACAGGATGAACTGTATGAGGAGATAGTACAAGCTGAAAGCCCACAGAACTTACGTACACAATTTTGGGAATGTATTATTGAACACATTAAGAATTCATCAGATCAACGGAAAGATATTGAAGTCTTAGAGGATTGTCTGAACAAGGAATATTCTCACATAGCGTCCTGTCTAGCAGACGTAGAATGCCATGCGATATTCCAATGCTGTTTTTGTACATATCATGGGCGCAACAAGGGTACTAGGCAAAGAGAAAGCTTCTTCGAAACTGACACTGATGCCAGTACGACATCAGAAAGACCAGAGCTTAGCGACACTGACAGTTTACTGTCATCGTTCAACAGCTTTCATGAAGAGGCGGCAGTATTTATAAGGCCGACAGTAGTAAGGGCTACAGACAGATTAAATTTAAGAAGtaagaaaatacaagaaattAATCACTTCCTGAGACACGACTATAAtccaaacaaaatgttaaacgATGCTGAAAAAACGCATGTAAAACGAACAGCTTCACGTAAAAGTAGAGAAGTCCTTTCTGACATTGAAGAAGTTACTGATGAAATTACGAGTCCAACGCAAGATACACAAAGCACGTGGCTTTGA
- the LOC128243280 gene encoding uncharacterized protein LOC128243280: MTCCHACKEAKMYAVSEEKTSDASFLTKEIKLMRELCDKFENSAVVERQLGITINIQPEKHKASLQVYLLQAADKLFENQTNWEGILSLLILSGSLAKLCAEEGQTADVEIIQRITCWFINDKLRQWIITIGGWEKCVAWAEKYDSAEEYGKKLNESTPQGTKSAKGHEKATSKVSMKQVRHLKALSLMTQTVYYCHRSTVIMKRRRLPD, encoded by the exons ATGACTTGTTGCCATGCTTGTAAAGAAGCCAAAATGTATGCAGTCTCTGAGGAAAAGACAAGTGATGCTTCGTTTCTCACGAAAGAAATAAAACTCATGAGAGAACTGTGTGATAAGTTTGAAAACAGCGCTGTCGTCGAAAGGCAACTCGGAATTACTATAAACATACAACCCGAAAAACACAAAGCTTCGCTTCAGGTTTATCTTTTGCAAGCAGCcgataaattatttgaaaaccaAACAAACTGGGAGGGAATCCTATCTTTGCTGATCCTAAGTGGATCGTTGGCAAAATTGTGTGCTGAAGAAGGCCAAACTGCTGATGTCGAAATCATTCAACGTATTACATGCTGGTTCATCAACGACAAACTTCGTCAATGGATCATCACTATTGGCGGATGG gAAAAGTGTGTTGCCTGGGCAGAGAAATATGACTCGGCAGAAGAATACGGAAAGAAGCTCAATGAATCAACACCACAAG GCACAAAAAGCGCAAAAGGCCACGAGAAAGCTACTTCGAAAGTGAGTATGAAGCAAGTGCGACATCTGAAAGCTCTGAGTTTGATGACACAGACAGTTTACTACTGTCATCGTTCCACAGTTATCATGAAGAGGAGGAGGCTGCCAGAttaa